The following proteins are encoded in a genomic region of Neomicrococcus aestuarii:
- a CDS encoding ABC transporter ATP-binding protein: MDALQLAVRDLNFGYTSQDLIIRDWEHDFEGKEVVALTGPSGRGKSTLLYLLGLMLSPLSGHIMLDGENVGALNDAERAARRAQKYGFVFQDSALDPTRTVLDNVLETTLYRGVSREEQTPRALELLDAFGVSLRATHKPGQISGGQAQRIALCRALLSTPQVLLCDEPTGNLDAASASSVISGIRDHAASGAIVIIATHDPFLMDHCDRRVELT, encoded by the coding sequence GTGGACGCCTTACAACTCGCCGTTAGGGATTTGAACTTCGGCTACACCTCTCAAGACCTCATTATTCGCGACTGGGAGCATGACTTCGAGGGCAAAGAAGTAGTAGCTCTGACAGGCCCTAGCGGCAGAGGCAAATCCACCTTGCTGTACCTTTTGGGCCTGATGCTCAGTCCTTTGAGCGGCCACATTATGCTGGACGGTGAAAACGTCGGCGCACTCAACGACGCCGAACGAGCCGCTCGGCGAGCCCAAAAATACGGATTTGTCTTTCAAGACTCTGCACTAGATCCCACTCGAACAGTCCTAGACAACGTGCTGGAAACAACTCTGTACCGTGGCGTCAGTCGGGAAGAGCAGACGCCGCGCGCGTTAGAACTTCTTGACGCTTTTGGGGTCTCGTTGAGAGCTACCCATAAACCAGGACAAATTTCAGGTGGTCAGGCACAGCGCATTGCTCTGTGTCGCGCGCTCTTGTCCACCCCTCAAGTGTTGCTATGCGACGAACCAACCGGAAATCTGGACGCTGCTTCGGCATCCTCTGTTATCAGCGGCATTCGAGATCACGCTGCCAGCGGTGCCATAGTCATCATTGCGACCCATGACCCTTTTCTCATGGACCATTGCGACCGAAGAGTGGAGCTGACATGA
- a CDS encoding HpcH/HpaI aldolase/citrate lyase family protein → MSSEFTLGPAMLFVPGDRPERFAKAAERADAVIIDLEDAVLPGARDTAREHLVSTPLDPERTVVRVNPVGSDDFEKDLAALPRTQYRWVMLAKTESAAQTQLLGGFSVLALCETALGVARAQEIAQAENVAALMWGSEDLVASLGGFSSRYDDGRFRDVVRFSRAAVHVAARAFGKESIDSVVLDIADHVRLLGESRDAFATGYVAKACIHPGQVSVIRDGFRPSSEQREWAYRLLDAAKNELGAFRFEGAMVDEVVLKRARRLAGQSFSLGVEESTSWLS, encoded by the coding sequence ATGAGTTCTGAGTTCACGCTGGGGCCGGCAATGTTGTTTGTGCCGGGGGATCGTCCGGAGCGATTCGCGAAAGCGGCGGAGCGTGCGGATGCCGTGATTATTGATCTAGAAGATGCCGTGCTGCCAGGTGCGCGTGACACCGCGCGCGAGCACCTGGTCTCTACGCCGTTGGATCCGGAGCGCACGGTGGTGCGGGTGAATCCCGTGGGCTCGGACGATTTTGAGAAGGATCTTGCCGCGTTGCCTCGCACTCAGTATCGGTGGGTGATGTTGGCGAAGACGGAATCGGCGGCGCAAACGCAATTGTTGGGTGGATTTTCGGTGCTGGCGTTGTGTGAGACGGCGTTGGGTGTGGCGCGGGCGCAAGAGATTGCGCAGGCGGAGAACGTGGCGGCGTTGATGTGGGGTTCGGAGGATTTGGTGGCGTCGTTGGGTGGTTTTTCTTCCCGGTACGACGACGGCCGCTTCCGTGACGTTGTCCGCTTTAGTCGCGCTGCGGTTCATGTGGCGGCTCGAGCGTTCGGTAAGGAGTCCATTGATTCTGTGGTGCTCGATATTGCTGATCATGTGCGACTTTTGGGGGAGAGCCGGGATGCTTTTGCGACGGGGTACGTGGCGAAAGCGTGTATTCATCCGGGGCAGGTGTCGGTGATTCGTGACGGTTTTCGGCCGAGCAGTGAGCAACGGGAGTGGGCGTACCGTCTATTGGATGCTGCGAAGAATGAGCTGGGGGCTTTTCGTTTCGAGGGCGCCATGGTGGACGAAGTGGTGTTGAAGCGGGCCCGACGCTTGGCGGGCCAATCCTTCAGTCTTGGCGTTGAAGAATCCACCTCTTGGCTCTCATAG
- a CDS encoding peptidoglycan-binding protein, translating to MGLTLRKLPSRWATTAFFSVLLLAVGLLGGWSLQQVFGSARTASTADQATVTVQQGSVGSTVLLPMQVAWESHEVGVNQAVGVVTEISKKDGDTVAANDVLYLVDEVPVIAAQGVIPMFRDIIPDMRGRDVGQLQQLLQEAGFLKREARSGSADEATVTAIKQWQKAHKQPQTGTVSRASIIFLPKLPVTLRAGTDELKLGSSLVGGEHPLAAISSQPTFTISGTSAQLARLPEQAEVTFQFGGHDFKGILGPARENQEAGNSQATVLSPGGAKNVCEDNCSAFPRTGATKLQAKVLVLPTQDGLTVPTAALMSTPAGKTVLETEDGEVFEVSVVQEANGISLITGAREGQEVKVPSQIAP from the coding sequence TTGGGGTTAACCTTGCGAAAATTGCCCTCACGTTGGGCCACGACAGCGTTTTTTTCTGTATTGCTCTTAGCGGTGGGTCTGTTGGGTGGCTGGTCTCTCCAACAAGTCTTCGGTTCAGCCAGGACAGCGAGCACAGCAGATCAAGCAACGGTCACGGTCCAGCAAGGAAGCGTTGGCTCGACGGTCTTGTTGCCAATGCAAGTGGCGTGGGAGTCGCACGAAGTAGGCGTCAACCAAGCCGTTGGCGTGGTTACCGAAATCTCCAAGAAAGACGGTGACACAGTAGCGGCAAATGATGTGCTGTACCTCGTTGACGAGGTGCCGGTCATTGCGGCTCAGGGCGTGATCCCCATGTTTAGAGACATTATTCCTGACATGCGGGGACGTGACGTGGGCCAGCTTCAACAGTTATTGCAGGAAGCTGGATTTTTGAAGCGAGAAGCACGAAGTGGTTCCGCAGATGAAGCCACCGTCACGGCCATCAAACAGTGGCAAAAAGCCCACAAACAACCGCAAACCGGAACCGTGTCTCGTGCATCTATTATTTTTCTTCCAAAGTTGCCGGTGACTCTGCGTGCTGGGACGGACGAGTTGAAACTTGGATCCAGCCTTGTGGGTGGAGAGCACCCGCTGGCAGCAATATCTAGCCAGCCTACATTCACAATATCGGGAACGTCCGCTCAGTTGGCGCGTCTACCTGAACAAGCGGAAGTCACTTTCCAATTTGGTGGACATGACTTCAAAGGCATTTTGGGTCCCGCGCGCGAAAATCAGGAAGCTGGAAATAGTCAGGCTACTGTCCTTTCACCAGGCGGCGCCAAAAACGTTTGTGAAGACAACTGCAGTGCCTTTCCTCGTACGGGTGCCACCAAGTTGCAGGCCAAAGTCTTAGTTCTTCCGACACAAGATGGGCTGACTGTTCCAACCGCCGCCCTGATGAGCACGCCAGCAGGAAAGACTGTTCTCGAAACCGAAGACGGAGAGGTTTTCGAAGTTTCCGTAGTTCAAGAAGCCAACGGAATTTCGTTGATTACGGGGGCTCGTGAAGGACAGGAAGTCAAAGTTCCATCCCAGATTGCACCGTAG
- a CDS encoding acetyl/propionyl/methylcrotonyl-CoA carboxylase subunit alpha, which produces MFSTVLVANRGEIARRVMRTLKKMGIRTVAVYSDADQNAAHVREADLAVRIGGAAATESYLSIPALIQACLESGAQAVHPGYGFLSENVDFARALEEAGIVFIGPSIESLHAMGDKIRSKQHVESHAVPTVPGIAEPGLDDDALLRAAENIGFPVLIKPSAGGGGKGMFAVESMADMPAALASARRTAASAFGDDTLFIERLVRNPRHIEVQVLADQRGNTVHLFERECSLQRRHQKVIEEAPSPLLTDLPRGAEIRERMGEAAVNAAKSVNYVGAGTVEFLVSHENPDEFFFMEMNTRLQVEHPVTEEVVRVNGERLDLVEWQVRVAAGEQLSLRQEELSIEGHAVEARVYAEDPASGFLPSVGEVFEFRAPAGAHVRSDSALDGPGSISANYDPMISKVIAWGEDRAQALATLDAALAETLVFGVRTNIDFLRGLIARTDVREGALNTNLIDAAGQPERGVPSEADLSEIAHAVSLMAPTAPRHSGGWTSPWQLGDGWCLTGATRAPHVVLDIDDQVRRVSVPGEQEVSGVVVLPHPTDPSTVWAHGASGTFEIRQLTRTQAVARSRAAKARETSAGNPEARSPMPGAVVSIAVQDGNTVTAGQTLVGVEAMKMEHSVVAEVSGTVKILVSMGDQVSKNQVLARIEAAA; this is translated from the coding sequence AGATGGGCATTCGAACAGTCGCCGTGTATTCGGACGCTGATCAGAACGCCGCGCATGTCCGCGAGGCTGACCTCGCCGTCCGCATCGGTGGTGCTGCCGCCACGGAAAGCTACCTTTCTATCCCTGCCCTCATTCAGGCATGCCTCGAGTCCGGTGCACAAGCCGTGCACCCTGGCTACGGGTTCCTCTCAGAAAACGTGGACTTCGCTCGGGCACTTGAGGAGGCGGGGATCGTCTTTATCGGTCCGTCCATCGAATCGCTCCATGCGATGGGTGACAAAATTCGTTCCAAGCAACACGTCGAGTCCCACGCGGTTCCTACGGTTCCGGGTATCGCTGAGCCGGGATTGGACGACGACGCTCTCTTGCGCGCCGCGGAAAACATCGGTTTCCCGGTGCTCATTAAGCCTTCGGCCGGTGGCGGCGGCAAGGGCATGTTCGCTGTGGAATCGATGGCGGACATGCCCGCCGCTCTGGCCAGCGCGCGGCGCACGGCGGCCTCGGCTTTTGGCGATGACACCTTGTTCATTGAACGATTGGTGCGCAATCCGCGGCACATCGAGGTTCAAGTGCTCGCTGATCAGCGCGGAAACACCGTGCATCTCTTTGAACGTGAATGCTCGCTCCAGCGACGCCACCAGAAGGTCATTGAGGAAGCACCCTCGCCGTTGCTGACAGATTTGCCCCGTGGTGCGGAGATTCGCGAGCGTATGGGTGAAGCTGCCGTGAACGCGGCGAAGTCCGTTAACTACGTGGGCGCCGGAACCGTTGAATTCCTGGTTTCCCATGAGAACCCGGACGAGTTCTTCTTCATGGAAATGAACACGCGCCTTCAAGTGGAGCACCCGGTCACGGAGGAAGTGGTGCGCGTCAATGGCGAACGCCTGGACCTTGTGGAGTGGCAAGTTCGTGTAGCGGCTGGTGAGCAGCTCAGCCTCCGCCAGGAGGAACTGAGCATTGAGGGTCACGCGGTGGAAGCCCGCGTCTACGCAGAAGACCCGGCCAGCGGCTTCTTGCCGTCCGTCGGGGAGGTCTTCGAATTCCGTGCGCCAGCCGGAGCCCACGTTCGAAGTGACAGCGCACTTGATGGACCAGGCAGCATCTCCGCGAACTACGATCCCATGATTTCCAAAGTCATCGCGTGGGGTGAGGACCGCGCGCAAGCGCTAGCGACCCTGGACGCTGCCCTTGCCGAAACGCTCGTCTTCGGTGTCCGCACCAACATCGACTTCTTGCGCGGTCTCATCGCTCGTACGGACGTCCGGGAAGGTGCACTCAACACCAATCTTATCGACGCCGCGGGGCAACCAGAACGGGGAGTTCCCTCTGAGGCTGATCTATCGGAGATCGCCCACGCTGTGTCGTTGATGGCGCCCACCGCGCCTCGCCACAGCGGCGGCTGGACTTCACCGTGGCAGCTGGGCGACGGCTGGTGCCTCACCGGGGCCACCCGCGCGCCGCACGTGGTGCTCGACATCGACGATCAAGTGCGCCGGGTGTCCGTTCCGGGAGAGCAGGAAGTGAGCGGCGTCGTCGTACTCCCTCATCCAACTGACCCCAGCACCGTCTGGGCGCACGGCGCGTCCGGGACCTTCGAAATTCGCCAGCTCACACGCACACAAGCCGTAGCGCGCTCCCGAGCCGCCAAGGCACGCGAAACCAGTGCAGGTAACCCGGAGGCGCGCTCGCCGATGCCGGGTGCCGTGGTGTCCATTGCGGTGCAGGACGGCAACACAGTTACCGCAGGTCAGACGCTCGTGGGAGTAGAAGCCATGAAGATGGAGCACTCCGTGGTGGCGGAAGTTTCCGGCACCGTCAAGATTTTGGTCTCAATGGGGGACCAAGTCAGCAAGAACCAAGTCCTGGCCCGCATTGAAGCGGCCGCGTAA
- a CDS encoding FtsX-like permease family protein, with translation MKLGPLFGEALRSARSQKVPSLLAILLIAGLCVTVLLTSGRAVGAQQSVLGSIDNISARQLIVTAPEDAGLRSAVIDRIAQYSLVTKVFAFGPAVDARNTVIQGGDAVPFRVLFQPSATHSANDALGSARVSTPAQETLGMQLPAGAVVTASGDLLGVIGSFEPSVFTEPFEPLLVSEKQANANERIATLVITARSVADLDRVEEYVATVLGVQSMQGVSIQKDASVAQLRATVDNQLGSFSSGLVAAIFGLTGVLVAAVLYALVFLRRKDFGRRRALGASRTLILALILIQIGILAAGGAVLGSLVSALWLSSTGDPLPPTPYFAGVAILAVITALIAAVLPALSAARRDPIRELRVA, from the coding sequence ATGAAACTTGGTCCGCTCTTCGGGGAGGCGCTCAGGAGCGCACGTAGCCAGAAGGTGCCCTCGCTACTAGCAATTCTGCTCATCGCAGGCTTGTGCGTGACGGTGCTCTTGACATCGGGGCGTGCCGTGGGTGCGCAACAGTCCGTACTGGGCAGCATTGATAACATTTCGGCTCGACAACTGATTGTCACGGCACCGGAGGACGCCGGGCTGCGTTCCGCCGTCATCGACCGCATTGCGCAGTACAGCTTAGTGACTAAAGTGTTTGCTTTTGGCCCTGCTGTGGACGCAAGGAACACGGTAATTCAAGGAGGAGATGCCGTCCCTTTCCGCGTCCTTTTTCAGCCGTCAGCAACGCACAGCGCAAATGACGCACTTGGTTCGGCCAGGGTGTCAACCCCAGCTCAAGAAACTTTGGGAATGCAGCTTCCTGCAGGCGCGGTTGTTACCGCTTCCGGTGATCTGCTGGGCGTAATTGGCTCTTTCGAACCGTCCGTATTTACAGAGCCTTTTGAACCGCTGTTAGTGTCTGAAAAGCAGGCAAACGCCAATGAGAGGATCGCGACGCTTGTGATCACGGCGCGATCTGTGGCCGACCTTGACCGCGTCGAAGAATATGTAGCAACGGTCTTAGGTGTGCAATCAATGCAGGGCGTCAGCATTCAAAAAGACGCGTCTGTCGCGCAATTGCGGGCTACGGTAGACAATCAGTTGGGCAGCTTCAGTTCGGGGCTGGTCGCGGCAATATTTGGCCTCACGGGGGTGCTGGTTGCCGCGGTCCTCTACGCTTTGGTTTTCTTGCGGCGCAAGGATTTTGGACGACGACGCGCCCTCGGCGCCAGCCGAACCCTCATTTTGGCGCTCATCCTAATTCAAATAGGAATTTTGGCTGCGGGCGGTGCCGTGCTCGGCTCATTGGTTTCGGCACTTTGGCTGTCTTCAACAGGCGACCCTCTTCCGCCGACCCCGTACTTTGCAGGAGTCGCGATACTCGCGGTCATTACCGCGCTCATCGCTGCCGTACTTCCAGCACTGTCGGCGGCCCGACGCGATCCCATCCGTGAGCTCCGCGTGGCCTAA
- a CDS encoding MaoC family dehydratase yields the protein MTDSAGRAPRRIEQRGLYFDELVEGDVFVHQPGRTLTEADNVLFTTLTMNTQALHLDAAYAEQQPFGQRLINSMMTLSVMVGQSVGQLTQGTLVAQLGLQDIAFPHPLFHGDTLTTHTEVVSLRASSSRPGQGIATLAHTGFNQHGDVVAKASRVCLMWTEAAHAAAVSEPASSKG from the coding sequence ATGACCGATTCCGCCGGCCGCGCACCGCGCCGCATTGAGCAGCGCGGGTTGTATTTTGATGAGTTGGTTGAGGGTGATGTGTTTGTGCATCAGCCGGGCCGCACTCTCACGGAAGCCGACAACGTCTTGTTTACCACGCTCACCATGAACACGCAGGCGCTCCACTTGGACGCCGCCTACGCCGAGCAACAGCCGTTCGGCCAGCGGCTCATCAATTCCATGATGACACTCTCTGTCATGGTGGGGCAGTCCGTGGGGCAGCTGACGCAAGGCACGTTGGTTGCGCAACTGGGTTTGCAGGACATTGCGTTCCCTCATCCGCTGTTTCATGGGGACACCCTCACGACGCACACCGAGGTGGTGTCCTTGCGAGCGTCCTCGTCCCGCCCGGGTCAAGGGATTGCGACGCTTGCACACACCGGCTTCAATCAGCACGGCGACGTGGTGGCCAAGGCGAGCCGCGTGTGTTTGATGTGGACGGAGGCGGCGCATGCCGCGGCGGTTTCGGAGCCAGCTTCTTCGAAAGGTTAG
- a CDS encoding acyl-CoA dehydrogenase family protein yields MPHLELEEDYQDLSDMVRDFADQVVAPVSAKHDEEHSFPYEVIAQMGEMGLFGLPFPEEFGGQGGDYFALALALEQLGRVDQSVAITLEAGVSLGAMPVYRFGTQAQKEEWLPQLTSAKALAGFGLTEPEAGSDAGGTKTTAVLRDGNWVINGRKEFITNSGTDITKLVTATAVTGETIGKDGKPKKEISTILVPTSTPGFTAEKAYNKVGWNASDTHPLSFSNATVPEENLLGERGRGYANFLSILDEGRIAIAALATGAAQGCVDESVKYAKQRQAFGRNIGEYQAIQFKIARMQTRAHSARLAYYAAASKMLAGKPFKTEAAMAKLIAGEAAMDNARDATQVFGGYGFMNEFVVSRHYRDSKILEIGEGTTEVQLMLISRELGL; encoded by the coding sequence ATGCCTCATCTTGAACTTGAAGAGGACTATCAGGACCTCTCTGACATGGTGCGCGACTTTGCGGACCAGGTAGTGGCGCCCGTTAGCGCCAAGCATGACGAAGAGCATTCTTTCCCGTATGAAGTCATCGCGCAGATGGGCGAGATGGGTCTGTTCGGTCTGCCCTTCCCGGAAGAATTCGGTGGACAAGGCGGCGACTACTTCGCCCTAGCCCTCGCGCTTGAACAATTGGGCCGCGTGGACCAATCTGTGGCCATCACCCTCGAAGCCGGAGTCTCATTGGGTGCCATGCCGGTGTACCGGTTCGGCACGCAAGCGCAAAAGGAAGAATGGCTCCCGCAGCTTACGTCAGCGAAGGCGCTCGCGGGCTTCGGACTGACGGAACCAGAAGCGGGCTCTGACGCGGGCGGCACCAAGACTACCGCGGTATTGCGGGACGGAAATTGGGTGATCAATGGCCGCAAGGAGTTCATCACCAACTCCGGTACGGACATCACCAAGCTGGTAACCGCAACTGCTGTCACTGGCGAGACCATCGGCAAAGACGGCAAGCCCAAGAAGGAAATCTCCACCATCTTGGTACCCACTAGTACGCCAGGGTTCACCGCGGAAAAGGCGTACAACAAAGTGGGCTGGAACGCCTCGGACACCCACCCGCTGAGCTTTAGCAACGCCACCGTGCCAGAAGAAAACTTGTTGGGTGAGCGCGGGCGCGGTTATGCGAACTTCTTATCCATTTTGGATGAGGGCCGCATCGCGATTGCCGCGTTGGCCACGGGTGCCGCGCAAGGTTGCGTGGATGAGTCCGTGAAGTATGCCAAGCAGCGTCAAGCGTTTGGCCGGAACATTGGCGAGTACCAGGCCATCCAGTTCAAGATCGCCCGCATGCAGACGCGCGCTCACAGTGCGCGCTTGGCTTATTACGCGGCGGCGTCCAAGATGCTGGCCGGCAAGCCGTTCAAGACCGAAGCCGCTATGGCCAAGCTCATTGCGGGCGAAGCTGCCATGGACAACGCGCGCGACGCCACGCAAGTCTTTGGTGGCTACGGCTTCATGAACGAATTTGTGGTGTCCCGCCATTACCGGGATTCCAAGATTCTTGAGATTGGCGAGGGCACTACCGAAGTGCAGCTCATGCTGATCTCCCGAGAGTTGGGACTCTGA